The Meles meles chromosome 6, mMelMel3.1 paternal haplotype, whole genome shotgun sequence DNA segment caatatggagtctcctcaaaaagttaaaaatacaacaatCCTACAATTCAGCACttgcactcctaggtatttacccaaagaatacaaaaacactaattcaaagggatacatgtaccccaatgtttatggcaacattatttacaatagccaaactatggaagcagttCAAGTGACCATGGACTAATGAATGTATAACAAAGAGTTGGACTCTTACACAGCCATAAAAgaggaatgaaatcttaccatctgcaatgACTCAGTTAGAGCTaaagagtattatactaagtgaagtaagtcagtcagagaatgacaaataccattATTTCACTCTTAAActatagaacaaactgatggttaccagaatggggtgggagggaaggagaaaacaggTGACGGTGATGAGCAGTGATGAGCAGTGAGTAttatatggaagtgctgaatcactgtattgtacacctgaaactaatatcacagggtgtgttaactaactagaattcaaataagctttttaaaaattgaataaaataaaacaagtgaataaacaaaaggCATAATGAGATCtgcaaatacaaagaagaaactgatagtttccagaggggagggaagtggagggtgggcaaaatgaatgaaagtgaGTGGAAGATACTGGATTCTAATTATAGAGcaagtaagtcatgggaataaaagacacagcattGGTAATATACTCAGTGGTATCATAACAACACTGTATGgtgatggtagctacacttacaGTGTGCATAGCATAAAATATAAGAAGCTGaattgcagggcgcctgggtggctcagtgggttaaagcctctgccttcggctcgggtcatgatctcggggtcctgggatggagccccacgttgggctctctgctcagcagggaacctgcttcctcctctctctgcctgcctctctgcctacttgtgatttccctctctgtcaaataaataaataaagtcttttaaaaaaaaaaaagaagctgaatttctgttatatacctaaaactaatggaacactgtgtgtcaactacactgaaattaaattttaaaaatttttcaattaaaataaaatatataattaaatatataaaaaatcctCTAGGCCATACATTTTAGGGTACTTCCATGAATTCCTGGAACCAATTCCAGATATAGAGTAAGAACAGCTCCATATATATAGTAagacaaaaaaatcattttagagaacaaatgaatgaaatgaagaaGGAATTACTGGTTCACGAATGTGCACATGTATGTGatcaaaaagaaatcagaaggtGTCATTGGTTTATGCTTTTCAAAATTCTTCCCAGAAGGAGTTACATCACCAATAGATAAAATATTGAGTGATCATGAGACACTTATCTAAGAGAAAGGTTAGCAAGAAAAGGGGGCTGAAGTGAGAACACAAAGAAGCAGGGAAGATCAGTACTCCTCTAGTCTGAAATCAGATTGTTTTTAATTATCTGAAGAATAATATGAACACAAAATTGTCCTGCTGAACAAGATAACTATGTCCTccaaatcataaagaaaaagttGGCTTGTAAGAGACCTGAAGAACCTGGAttacatggggcacctgagtggctcagatggttaagcctccaccttcagctcaggtcatgatctctgggtccttggatcgagccccacatcaagccttTCAACAGGCTCCCAgatcagcagggaggctgcttttccctctgccattctccctgcttgtgttctctctgtctgtctcactctctaatgaataaataaaatcttcaaaaaaaaaaaaaaacacctggatAAGAGATGACTATTTCCCAACTCaccaaaggaataagaaaaagagCCATTATTGGTAAAAGAGGAGATTATCAATCGTAAGTGAATAACTAGCACTTGGGATACATCAAGAGAAAGATTATAAGAAGGTATGTGGATAAATTGAACAAGCAATGATAAATTGAAAACTTTAACAGAAAACGtgaagcaaagaaaataagaaaagtagCACATGTATGTGCAACTCCACATGAATCAACGTAAGTTTTcaattaaggttttatttgtcaaAGTCTTCATTATTCTAAGGAAAGAGGAGCATTCTTAAAGGATGTGGTAACATGCAAATCAACTGCAGATGCACTaaaaaaaacagttctaaaaTGCCAGATACAAGCTACAAGATGATCATGATAAAAATCTTATAACATTTTTTatgaaatctttctaaaaatcacTAATGGTCTGAAAGCTCTTTTCATTGCTGCCTTCATCTCTTTATTCCTGAATGTGTAGATGACTGGATTTAGAAAAGGAGTGAGAACAGCATCGGAGAGAGCAAGAAATTTGTCCAGTTGTGAACTGGGATGTGGCCATGTATAGATAAACATGGTTggaccaaagaaaaaaaataccacagtGATGTGAGCTGACAGCGTGGAAAGAGCTTTGGGTGAACCACCTGAGGAATGTTTCCAAACAGTAAGCAGGATGAAGATGTAGGAGATGAGGAGTATAGAGAAAGAACCAACACAGAGGAACCCACTGTTGACAGTGACCATGAACTGCAATCTGTAGGTATCTGTACAAGCCAGTCTGAGGAGATGAGGAAGGTCACAGTAAAAGCTGTCCAATACATTAGGACCACAGAAGGGTAAATTAACAATAAATGCTAGTTGGAACAGTGAGTGTATTATGCCAAGGGCCCAAGCAGCAGCCAGAAACAAAATGCACATCCGTGGACTCATGATAGTCAGGTAGTGGAGAGGCTTACAAATGGCAACATATCTGTCAAAGGCCATGGCAATGAGCAGCACCATCTCCACGCCACCAACGACATGGATGAAGAAGATCTGGGCAATGCAGCCTCCAAAGGAGATAACTTTGTGCTTTCTGAAAAGATCATAAATCATCTTGGGTGAGGTGGCAGAGCAGGCCCCCAAGTCAATGAAAGAGAGACTGGCCAGTAGGAAGTACATGGGGGAATGTAAGTGAGGATCGATGGTCACAGAAAAGACAATGAGGATGTTTCCAGCCATGCTTGCCACATAGAGCACAGAGGAGAACACTAGGAGAAGAAGCTGGATCTCCCATGAATGAGTCAGTCCCAGAAACACAAACTCAGACACAACCGAGTGATTCCCTCCATCCATGAACCCAGCCAACATGGCTGCCACTGAAATGAGGAAAACTAACAATATGAGAGGAGATCGGGCGCGTttagggtggtatggccatagaccaTGAGAAAGAAATTATGATTTTCAAGAATGATAGTGGTATTAATGATTTATGTTGCATTACAAATGAGAACTACCTGGTAACCCAATTCTTCAGACTTCATAAGTAATGATGATAATGACAATGACATAAGCACAACTCAGGAGATCATATTATAACTGGAACTATCAGGAAAATCTCTCATTGCCTAAGATTAATAGGAGAATTTGGCAAGAAGAAAAGCTTCACAGGTGCCTGTAACAAGAAACAGAATATAGAGCAAGAAGATGTATTTgctcacaaaagaaaaggagacagcaagtgaatataaaatttaattaccCACAAAGGAAAATTATACAGTTATACAAATTATATCTGATCTTACTTTCCCATATCAACATATTTCATATCCCTTTTATGAtcattttcaggggca contains these protein-coding regions:
- the LOC123944368 gene encoding olfactory receptor 4F3/4F16/4F29-like is translated as MDGGNHSVVSEFVFLGLTHSWEIQLLLLVFSSVLYVASMAGNILIVFSVTIDPHLHSPMYFLLASLSFIDLGACSATSPKMIYDLFRKHKVISFGGCIAQIFFIHVVGGVEMVLLIAMAFDRYVAICKPLHYLTIMSPRMCILFLAAAWALGIIHSLFQLAFIVNLPFCGPNVLDSFYCDLPHLLRLACTDTYRLQFMVTVNSGFLCVGSFSILLISYIFILLTVWKHSSGGSPKALSTLSAHITVVFFFFGPTMFIYTWPHPSSQLDKFLALSDAVLTPFLNPVIYTFRNKEMKAAMKRAFRPLVIFRKIS